The following coding sequences lie in one Parachlamydia acanthamoebae genomic window:
- a CDS encoding YbhB/YbcL family Raf kinase inhibitor-like protein, with translation MEIASPAFEHEQKIPQKYTCEGEDLSPPLEFHNVPDGAKSLTLIIEDPDAPKGVFDHWIVWNLPPTTQLLEEGAHVPMEGKNGFQVDKYRGPCPPPGNPHRYVIQVYALDIKLNLPKGSSKKSVLDAMGGHILAKAVLIGKYQR, from the coding sequence ATGGAAATTGCAAGTCCTGCATTTGAGCATGAACAGAAGATTCCCCAAAAATACACGTGTGAAGGAGAGGACCTATCTCCACCACTCGAATTTCACAATGTTCCGGATGGTGCTAAAAGTTTAACTTTGATTATTGAAGATCCAGATGCACCTAAAGGTGTATTTGACCATTGGATTGTCTGGAATTTACCTCCCACGACGCAGCTTTTGGAAGAAGGCGCCCATGTTCCAATGGAAGGCAAAAATGGTTTTCAAGTCGATAAATATCGAGGACCTTGCCCTCCACCAGGAAATCCTCATCGCTATGTCATCCAAGTTTATGCGCTAGATATTAAGCTTAATTTACCAAAAGGAAGTTCCAAAAAAAGTGTATTGGATGCTATGGGAGGTCACATCCTTGCGAAAGCTGTCTTAATTGGAAAATACCAACGTTGA
- a CDS encoding GHMP family kinase ATP-binding protein yields the protein MIFEANSNGVFGEFLQGVGCDDQPFLITSPVKIYSIASFVFDDSLKKIEVSNPDKNKCQMMVDKICEKYQLKKGGAVSVETHFPVGKGLGSSSADLVAVAKVLSNAYTLNLNSLDIEDAIRGIEPTDGVMYPGIVSYYYKQVKLNKVLGKLKDAVILGVDEGGAIDTLEYNRVSRTYGKKIKETYDYLHAVIEKAVVKNDISIIGHVATQSGGLNQQFNPKKLFKEFNEISAKLSLPGVVVAHSGTYIGFLVDKRHPMFIKKIRELANVVCSMGYNYEIYDL from the coding sequence ATGATTTTTGAAGCTAATTCAAATGGTGTATTTGGTGAGTTTTTGCAAGGAGTTGGATGTGACGATCAACCTTTCTTAATCACCTCACCAGTTAAGATATATTCCATAGCGAGTTTTGTTTTTGACGATTCACTCAAAAAAATTGAGGTGTCAAATCCAGATAAAAATAAATGCCAAATGATGGTCGATAAAATTTGCGAAAAATATCAATTAAAAAAGGGAGGAGCTGTTTCAGTAGAAACTCATTTTCCTGTTGGTAAGGGATTAGGAAGTTCTTCAGCTGATTTGGTTGCTGTGGCTAAAGTATTAAGCAATGCTTACACTTTAAACCTGAACTCTCTTGATATTGAAGATGCAATCAGAGGGATTGAACCAACTGATGGGGTAATGTATCCGGGAATAGTCTCCTACTATTATAAACAAGTCAAGTTGAATAAAGTCCTTGGCAAATTAAAAGATGCGGTTATTTTAGGGGTTGATGAAGGGGGTGCAATTGATACTCTAGAATATAATAGAGTTTCACGAACTTATGGCAAAAAAATCAAAGAAACTTATGACTATTTGCATGCAGTCATAGAAAAAGCCGTAGTTAAAAATGACATATCTATTATTGGCCATGTAGCTACTCAAAGTGGGGGGCTTAATCAACAGTTTAATCCTAAAAAGCTATTTAAAGAATTTAATGAAATTTCTGCAAAATTAAGCTTGCCAGGGGTTGTTGTTGCTCACAGTGGAACTTATATTGGCTTTTTGGTCGATAAAAGACATCCCATGTTTATAAAAAAAATAAGAGAACTAGCTAATGTTGTTTGCAGTATGGGTTACAATTATGAAATATATGATCTTTAA
- a CDS encoding amino acid adenylation domain-containing protein, whose product MERVYSMVGNGNFCLQCLKQLLSQKRRISCIYSSDTQIAQIAHENAIPYFSQYKKYLDYLNDLSFASCVLLLNPVVYIPQVFYSMPFLRIHCQNSLLPNYPHMYAPSLVILNSEKKSGITWHTCEGDLYAGKIIFQKKYSVEKEDSALTLSMKGLEIALESFMEMIQYIELIKDYTMNCSGEPSFHKNDNAIPQHFLNHGIIDFDSTSEQILDLFRACNYGDYQNPFHVPKIVLGNSLFIVKEIKSCLAHSTVGSGRLLEIIEGGLIVSTRDKNVQISHIVDFDNKECNLKNLCEKHQIHIGNKLGEQKSSFKNLNVIRSSESNLCRNFLEKKSLDIPFLDSGKHNSNNSNYHQMSISLDFFKDEFVEKVVALLYVYLFKLNNYEEFTLNILNQETLGLTDEIESYVFSGIPFFYPLNPDMTIAEVKSLIKNDFANEILSLSKDIVQRNYGIHLDLHTPIILFIGEKVLDIVQKAFPVIISLNPQTLSMTLFWSSHRFQSEKENVPFRLLLQRFLEFSKNAFAKEMKISQICLLMNEESDLMVKKWNQTEMEYPKDKPFMDVFKNNVGKYFDCIAMENSEHHVTYGELWEISKKIGANLLKLEVGQQDVIAVFMTRDMNYWMVLLGIWQINAIYLPIDTGLPQARVETILLDSKAKVVITDEKFSKKALEDCGKLANVINVECLFEETETFPETYPACGNHVAFIIYTSGSTGNPKGAVIEHQGMLNHSYAKIRDLCVSKNNKIAQTATQSFDISIWQFITPLFVGGTVSVFVGQDACEPEFLVNSVERHSPQILQLVPSHMMVILDELENGREQAFQCVKWLFLTGEGLNQHICKRWFKIYPNVNIMNGYGATEVSDDATHFILTKENYHTHPDIMPVSGTVMNSQLYVLDKFMDPLPIGCKGEIYIGGDGVGRGYLNDPAKTAASFLPDPFLPSPSRRFYRTGDMGVFQHDGVLDYLGRKDSQVKLRGHRIEIGEIEGALLTLKEVAQAVAIIREDLVGQKRLIAYLILYNHHTYDEEKFSEFVKFLKNELSHMLPEYMIPNDVVFLQQFPLLFNGKLDKKNFPKPSHEHIRTNQYCHPETILENYLVDLWSTTLNLPKIGIQDHFFKIGGHSLQGMKIMAQIRKEFGIDMPSTFLFQYPTIKELSLQIESYSKMD is encoded by the coding sequence ATGGAACGAGTCTACAGTATGGTTGGAAATGGCAATTTTTGCCTTCAATGCCTAAAACAACTTTTAAGCCAAAAACGTCGTATTTCATGCATTTATTCAAGTGATACTCAAATTGCTCAAATTGCTCATGAAAATGCTATTCCGTATTTTTCGCAGTATAAAAAATACTTAGATTATTTAAATGATTTATCTTTTGCAAGCTGCGTGCTTTTGCTAAATCCCGTTGTTTACATTCCTCAAGTTTTTTATAGCATGCCGTTTCTTCGCATACACTGTCAAAATTCTTTATTACCAAATTATCCACATATGTATGCTCCTTCTTTGGTAATTTTAAACTCTGAAAAAAAAAGCGGGATTACTTGGCATACTTGTGAGGGGGATTTGTATGCCGGAAAGATTATTTTTCAAAAAAAATACTCTGTTGAGAAAGAAGATTCGGCTTTAACACTATCTATGAAAGGTCTTGAGATTGCCTTAGAGTCATTCATGGAAATGATTCAATATATAGAATTGATAAAAGATTATACGATGAATTGTAGTGGAGAGCCCTCCTTTCATAAGAACGACAATGCTATTCCTCAGCATTTTTTGAATCATGGAATAATCGATTTTGATAGTACGTCAGAGCAGATTTTGGATCTTTTTAGAGCTTGCAATTATGGAGATTATCAAAATCCGTTTCATGTGCCCAAAATTGTCCTTGGGAATTCTTTATTTATTGTTAAAGAAATAAAGAGTTGTCTTGCTCATTCGACCGTTGGGTCTGGAAGACTCTTGGAAATAATTGAAGGCGGATTAATTGTTTCGACAAGAGATAAAAATGTACAGATTAGTCACATCGTAGATTTTGACAATAAAGAATGTAATCTGAAAAATTTATGCGAAAAACATCAAATTCACATTGGGAATAAATTAGGTGAACAGAAATCAAGTTTTAAAAATTTAAATGTGATCAGAAGCTCTGAAAGCAATTTATGCCGCAATTTTCTCGAAAAAAAATCTTTAGATATTCCTTTTTTGGATAGTGGTAAACACAATTCAAACAATTCTAATTATCATCAAATGAGTATTTCATTAGATTTTTTCAAAGATGAATTTGTAGAAAAAGTTGTTGCTTTACTTTATGTCTATCTTTTTAAGTTAAACAACTATGAGGAATTCACCCTAAATATTCTTAATCAAGAAACTCTTGGATTAACAGATGAAATCGAATCCTACGTTTTTTCTGGGATTCCTTTTTTTTATCCGCTTAATCCAGATATGACTATTGCAGAAGTCAAATCTTTGATAAAAAATGATTTTGCCAATGAAATTTTATCGTTGTCAAAAGATATTGTTCAAAGAAATTACGGAATTCATCTAGACCTGCACACACCCATAATCCTTTTTATTGGCGAAAAAGTACTTGATATTGTTCAGAAGGCTTTTCCTGTCATTATATCTCTTAATCCTCAGACTCTCAGTATGACTTTATTTTGGTCTTCTCATCGCTTTCAAAGCGAAAAAGAAAACGTCCCATTCAGACTGCTGTTACAACGTTTCTTAGAATTTAGCAAAAACGCTTTTGCGAAAGAAATGAAAATTTCACAAATTTGTTTATTAATGAACGAAGAAAGTGATTTGATGGTAAAGAAGTGGAATCAAACTGAAATGGAATACCCTAAGGATAAGCCATTCATGGATGTTTTCAAAAATAATGTCGGTAAGTACTTTGACTGCATTGCAATGGAAAATAGTGAGCATCATGTCACCTACGGAGAGTTGTGGGAAATCTCAAAAAAGATTGGAGCTAACTTGCTCAAGCTGGAAGTCGGTCAACAAGATGTTATCGCGGTATTTATGACTAGAGATATGAATTACTGGATGGTTTTGCTAGGCATTTGGCAAATTAATGCTATTTATTTGCCTATCGATACAGGCCTGCCACAAGCACGCGTTGAAACTATACTGCTTGACTCTAAAGCCAAAGTGGTTATTACAGATGAAAAATTTAGCAAAAAAGCCCTTGAAGATTGTGGGAAACTGGCAAATGTTATTAATGTTGAATGTTTATTTGAAGAAACGGAAACGTTTCCTGAAACATATCCTGCATGTGGAAATCATGTAGCTTTTATCATTTACACATCGGGTTCCACAGGCAATCCTAAAGGGGCTGTTATTGAGCATCAAGGGATGCTAAATCATTCTTATGCAAAGATACGGGATTTGTGCGTATCAAAAAATAATAAGATCGCTCAAACGGCAACTCAAAGTTTTGATATATCCATTTGGCAATTTATCACTCCTTTATTTGTAGGTGGAACGGTAAGTGTTTTTGTTGGACAGGACGCGTGTGAACCTGAATTTCTTGTCAATTCTGTGGAAAGGCATTCACCTCAAATTTTACAATTAGTTCCTAGCCATATGATGGTTATTTTAGACGAACTTGAAAATGGTAGAGAACAGGCCTTTCAATGTGTAAAATGGCTTTTTTTAACTGGAGAAGGGCTTAATCAGCATATATGTAAGCGTTGGTTCAAAATATATCCAAATGTCAATATTATGAATGGTTACGGAGCAACTGAAGTTTCTGATGATGCAACACACTTTATCCTGACAAAGGAAAATTATCATACACATCCTGATATTATGCCTGTAAGTGGTACTGTCATGAATTCACAGCTATATGTTTTGGATAAATTTATGGACCCTTTGCCCATAGGTTGTAAGGGTGAGATTTACATAGGTGGCGATGGTGTGGGCAGGGGGTATTTAAATGATCCAGCTAAAACAGCGGCATCTTTTTTACCTGATCCCTTTTTACCTTCTCCTAGTAGGAGATTTTATAGAACAGGAGATATGGGAGTTTTTCAGCATGATGGCGTCTTAGATTACTTAGGAAGAAAGGATAGCCAAGTTAAGCTCCGTGGACATCGTATTGAAATTGGCGAAATTGAAGGTGCTTTATTAACTTTGAAGGAAGTTGCACAAGCTGTAGCCATTATTAGAGAGGATCTCGTTGGTCAGAAAAGGTTAATTGCCTATTTAATTTTATACAATCATCATACTTATGATGAAGAAAAGTTTTCAGAATTTGTAAAATTTCTAAAAAATGAATTAAGTCATATGTTGCCTGAGTATATGATTCCAAATGATGTAGTCTTTCTTCAGCAGTTTCCGCTTTTATTTAATGGGAAATTAGATAAGAAAAATTTTCCCAAGCCTAGTCATGAACATATACGCACAAACCAATATTGTCATCCAGAAACAATTTTAGAGAACTATCTGGTTGATTTATGGTCTACTACGCTAAATTTACCTAAAATTGGAATTCAAGATCATTTTTTCAAAATCGGTGGGCATTCCCTGCAAGGAATGAAAATAATGGCACAAATTCGGAAAGAATTTGGAATTGATATGCCTTCGACTTTTTTGTTTCAGTATCCAACTATTAAAGAACTTTCTTTGCAAATTGAAAGCTATAGTAAAATGGATTAA
- a CDS encoding pyridoxal-phosphate dependent enzyme gives MKITKRYSDSICLPNLIEIEENLILASFSLMKLLPAKYVIEKAIRDGSLQKGSTIIETSSGTYALGLAIICAENHFPFHIISDPVMDKSLIRQLEYLGGKVEIVSDAINGHQVARLKTLNDHLSKNPTFFWPQQYDNPDHLKAYASFGDYIIESLGEDITLVASVGSGSSSCGTIMQLRKYNPSISLIGVDTFGSTLFGLKNNHRILRGLGNSIMPKNLLHQLFDQIHWISAAQAFHATRDLYSRSALYAGPTTGACYQVAKWVSQQQEKKKIVFISADMGYRYSSNVYDDEWIKKSGCDFKKIEPIKIEKVSEIDSSSLDWNYIEWNRRLLQKVLNA, from the coding sequence TTGAAAATAACTAAACGATATTCTGATTCGATATGTTTACCCAATTTGATAGAGATTGAAGAAAATTTAATTTTAGCATCATTTTCGTTAATGAAATTGTTGCCGGCTAAATATGTTATTGAAAAAGCTATTCGCGATGGGTCTCTTCAAAAGGGGTCAACCATTATTGAAACGTCCAGCGGAACTTATGCTTTGGGACTTGCTATTATATGCGCCGAAAATCATTTTCCTTTTCATATCATTAGTGATCCTGTAATGGACAAAAGTTTAATTCGGCAGCTTGAATATTTGGGTGGAAAAGTAGAAATTGTATCAGATGCTATCAATGGACACCAAGTTGCAAGGCTTAAAACTTTGAATGATCACCTTTCAAAAAATCCTACTTTTTTTTGGCCTCAACAATATGATAACCCAGATCATTTAAAAGCCTACGCTAGCTTTGGAGATTATATTATAGAAAGTTTGGGGGAAGATATCACTTTGGTCGCTTCTGTGGGCTCTGGTAGCTCCTCATGTGGTACAATCATGCAGCTAAGAAAATACAATCCATCTATTTCTTTAATCGGAGTTGACACATTTGGTAGCACTCTTTTTGGGCTTAAGAATAATCATCGCATTCTACGCGGATTAGGGAATTCCATTATGCCTAAAAATCTGTTGCATCAGCTTTTTGACCAAATTCACTGGATTTCTGCTGCACAGGCGTTTCATGCAACAAGAGATTTATATTCTCGTTCAGCTCTTTATGCCGGGCCAACTACAGGTGCCTGTTACCAAGTTGCAAAATGGGTATCTCAGCAACAAGAAAAAAAGAAAATTGTTTTTATCTCCGCAGATATGGGATACCGCTATTCCTCAAATGTATACGATGATGAATGGATAAAAAAATCAGGATGCGACTTTAAAAAAATCGAGCCTATAAAAATTGAAAAAGTATCGGAGATTGATTCGTCGTCATTAGATTGGAATTATATCGAATGGAACAGAAGGCTATTGCAAAAGGTTTTGAATGCATAA
- a CDS encoding PEP/pyruvate-binding domain-containing protein yields MIPETNFGHKAANLIKLNELCHLLSIPDIQVRVPPFICFAHSEIFAHIQQYYPEYLDDWTIFTQIQKEGILFSPDAQLSLWKIQENLIHLFANHPFESPALDAFIGKEVENNQVLVVRSTGREDGETFSNAGGNRSESGILPEIAAISAAIGKVIASYHSVKSLRLRIFGEDDPYSSPFLSVFVQVMVGEIYEKNCRLGIPVSGILHTQEILGHTPKLIQIQALYGHNEALVKNIQPCDSFYVYPDDVHAIIRFKKKRMVPSLAGEFVTIDNPWELRTSATLNHEQLFAFYQIAGKIQAFYKKMMEVEWVYSHQTLYLVQARPLIETKKLGPSFVNESNLHACVGDFTVYQGETIASKGAVTLLTGSYDLLQDVTLEKGFNHYLQESKPTAKAIFARLSAAATSHAACSLREQGIEVLCGIDVLPEELDRADAFALIDPQQGKLFIIHGQDRDKTQLWEWLSEKGVLEEGWTYHPIPSIESIPRYELETTLKKLNFRQALTDKEIETLFREAHRLTENIPVQKLVGTLAWDMQTLEDKPILQKRMDVLLSHAHKILQMYFLREVPRKQRLHALKRLEALFFQKRSVDIVETDSRREILQEQYLIFQMEKFAVLPQVKMAWKAFIEPLFLESETLKKLEYLIHEIQENQINEEWINIAFAYAWREKYAESSKDLLNHLEAQFKISLPAMRQIASARQNWNNFRDRLALWALPEHYERLWREFKISLLLELNDVAYQFFSIPDNQWLIRVVLLKFLQESIEMYDLAMKELKSSSMYHDKALQVFRFREMLIPFLELMKIWVTHIPSANIEEWIRSIEGFGDKLPGDYRQTIIQAIQRSFNQITSNGEEQLLPSTGFNVNALVISSAYFKSQELPTHATLEDLCSLMHQNILIAQMTACIPLWEGKLPSEIYPLHHALLSIKQDCFIRPGVQVPVHANWVGVSYHYPCFSLKYNIPVKNHSTIIDVTYHLLTQQVEVEVRIIGHNRGGRMETIGKNVCVQSIAQNLKCEIYPEYDARLKMLLFRWRFHEEEIKSEKKLKIIIHVLVKALEDTLAEREKLTALKLENLDKGNVQTWKTLWDSKENTLHWFKAGAPYFHALMQRCFAQKWEKECQAILSHIGLHFQKEDSPLFSKVFFALVNFLHTHPRQFCAFGSENRFFGLNEFSAWALEDILNDVHAIDLLISQRERLVYTAKDPAETKIFYLALHVSILQHFLQQDDQNKALDYAKFLISHHQDETIVDLNIHSKHLAFPSAILKILEEGSKDKIVDGYPVSKEIALQSTEILDMHGIKKERRILVKLPHTAHWIAATVIKSSPPESLAEPFGSLKIRVSRGRVQKVVNPFGVRLLPI; encoded by the coding sequence GTGATTCCGGAAACTAATTTTGGGCACAAAGCTGCTAATCTTATTAAATTGAATGAATTATGCCATTTGTTATCCATTCCAGATATTCAGGTTCGCGTTCCTCCCTTCATTTGCTTTGCGCATTCTGAAATTTTCGCGCACATTCAGCAATACTACCCTGAATATTTGGACGATTGGACGATATTCACGCAGATTCAGAAAGAAGGAATTCTGTTTAGCCCGGATGCGCAATTGTCGTTATGGAAGATTCAAGAAAACCTTATCCATTTGTTTGCAAATCATCCTTTTGAATCACCAGCTTTGGATGCATTTATCGGTAAGGAAGTCGAAAATAATCAGGTGCTTGTTGTTCGGAGTACAGGAAGAGAGGATGGAGAAACCTTTTCAAATGCAGGGGGAAACCGTTCTGAGTCTGGCATTTTGCCAGAAATCGCAGCGATTTCAGCTGCCATTGGAAAAGTGATTGCATCCTATCATTCTGTAAAATCTTTGCGTTTACGCATTTTTGGTGAGGATGATCCCTATTCTTCTCCTTTTTTATCAGTCTTTGTTCAGGTAATGGTTGGGGAAATTTATGAAAAAAATTGTCGCTTAGGGATTCCTGTATCTGGCATTTTGCACACCCAAGAAATTTTGGGACATACTCCAAAGCTTATTCAAATACAGGCCCTTTATGGTCATAACGAAGCTCTAGTCAAAAATATTCAGCCTTGTGATAGCTTTTATGTGTATCCAGACGATGTGCATGCGATCATTCGTTTTAAAAAGAAAAGGATGGTTCCTAGTTTAGCGGGAGAGTTTGTTACAATTGATAATCCGTGGGAATTGCGAACAAGTGCGACTTTAAATCACGAACAACTTTTTGCTTTTTATCAAATTGCCGGGAAAATTCAAGCTTTCTACAAAAAAATGATGGAAGTGGAATGGGTGTATTCTCATCAAACGCTTTATTTGGTTCAGGCCAGGCCTTTGATTGAAACAAAAAAGCTAGGTCCAAGCTTTGTGAATGAGTCGAATTTACATGCTTGTGTAGGGGATTTTACAGTTTATCAAGGTGAAACTATTGCTTCGAAAGGAGCTGTGACCCTATTAACAGGTTCTTATGATCTTTTACAAGATGTTACTTTGGAGAAAGGATTTAACCATTATCTGCAAGAAAGTAAGCCTACCGCAAAAGCGATTTTTGCGAGACTTTCTGCAGCTGCAACTTCCCATGCCGCATGCTCATTACGTGAACAAGGTATTGAAGTTTTGTGCGGGATCGATGTTCTTCCTGAAGAACTAGATCGTGCCGATGCATTTGCATTGATTGATCCTCAGCAGGGAAAATTATTTATCATACATGGCCAAGATCGCGATAAAACCCAATTGTGGGAATGGTTAAGCGAAAAGGGCGTTTTAGAGGAAGGCTGGACCTATCACCCAATTCCTTCGATTGAATCCATTCCACGGTATGAACTAGAGACGACCTTAAAAAAACTGAATTTTCGGCAAGCCCTGACGGATAAGGAGATAGAGACTTTATTTAGAGAAGCCCATAGACTCACCGAGAATATACCCGTTCAGAAGCTTGTGGGAACGTTGGCATGGGATATGCAAACGCTTGAAGATAAGCCCATTCTTCAAAAACGAATGGATGTGCTGTTAAGCCATGCCCATAAAATTCTTCAGATGTATTTTTTAAGAGAGGTTCCACGTAAACAGCGTTTACACGCTCTTAAAAGATTAGAGGCGTTGTTTTTTCAAAAAAGAAGTGTGGATATCGTCGAAACAGATTCGCGACGTGAAATTCTTCAAGAACAATATTTAATTTTTCAAATGGAAAAATTCGCTGTTCTTCCTCAAGTCAAAATGGCTTGGAAAGCTTTTATCGAGCCGTTATTTCTAGAATCCGAAACGCTTAAAAAACTGGAATATTTAATTCATGAAATTCAAGAAAACCAAATTAATGAAGAGTGGATTAATATAGCTTTTGCGTATGCGTGGAGGGAAAAGTATGCAGAATCTTCCAAAGATCTTCTTAATCACTTGGAAGCACAATTTAAAATTTCCCTTCCAGCTATGCGTCAGATTGCGAGTGCTCGACAAAATTGGAATAACTTTAGAGACAGATTAGCTCTGTGGGCTCTACCTGAGCATTATGAAAGACTTTGGAGAGAATTCAAAATCAGTCTCTTACTTGAATTAAATGACGTTGCCTATCAATTCTTCTCCATTCCAGACAATCAATGGCTAATACGTGTTGTCTTATTGAAATTCCTGCAAGAATCGATTGAAATGTATGATCTTGCCATGAAAGAGCTGAAAAGTAGCTCTATGTATCATGACAAAGCTCTTCAGGTATTTCGTTTCAGAGAAATGCTTATTCCTTTCTTAGAATTAATGAAAATTTGGGTCACGCACATTCCATCGGCAAATATCGAAGAATGGATTCGGTCAATTGAGGGATTTGGAGATAAATTACCAGGAGACTATCGACAAACCATCATTCAAGCCATTCAGCGTAGCTTTAATCAGATTACCTCTAATGGGGAAGAGCAACTTCTGCCCAGTACAGGTTTTAACGTCAATGCGTTAGTCATTAGTAGCGCCTACTTCAAAAGCCAAGAATTACCCACACATGCGACGTTAGAAGATTTGTGTTCGTTAATGCACCAAAACATTTTAATTGCACAGATGACTGCATGCATCCCTCTTTGGGAAGGAAAATTACCTTCAGAAATTTATCCGTTGCATCACGCATTGCTTAGTATCAAACAGGATTGTTTCATTAGACCAGGAGTTCAAGTTCCTGTTCATGCGAACTGGGTAGGGGTGTCGTATCATTATCCATGCTTTAGCTTGAAGTATAATATCCCCGTTAAAAATCATAGCACGATTATTGATGTAACTTACCATCTTTTAACCCAACAAGTGGAAGTAGAAGTACGCATCATTGGACACAATCGTGGGGGGCGTATGGAAACGATTGGGAAGAATGTGTGTGTGCAGAGTATTGCGCAAAACTTAAAATGTGAAATCTATCCAGAATATGATGCGCGTTTAAAAATGCTCCTTTTTAGATGGCGTTTTCATGAGGAAGAAATAAAATCTGAAAAAAAACTCAAAATAATTATTCATGTTCTAGTCAAGGCATTAGAAGACACTTTAGCAGAGCGGGAGAAGCTAACAGCGCTCAAGTTAGAAAATTTGGACAAGGGCAATGTGCAGACTTGGAAAACATTGTGGGATTCCAAAGAGAATACTTTACATTGGTTTAAAGCCGGGGCACCTTATTTTCATGCTTTGATGCAAAGATGTTTTGCTCAAAAATGGGAAAAAGAATGCCAGGCGATTCTCTCACACATAGGATTGCATTTTCAAAAAGAGGATTCTCCTTTATTTTCAAAGGTCTTTTTTGCTTTAGTAAACTTTTTACATACACATCCACGCCAATTTTGTGCATTCGGAAGTGAAAATCGATTTTTTGGGTTAAATGAATTTTCTGCATGGGCTTTAGAAGATATTTTGAACGACGTACATGCGATTGATTTATTGATCAGCCAGCGTGAACGTCTTGTATATACTGCTAAAGATCCTGCAGAGACAAAAATTTTTTACTTAGCTCTTCATGTGTCTATTTTGCAGCATTTTTTGCAACAAGATGATCAAAACAAGGCACTCGATTATGCGAAATTCCTTATCTCTCATCACCAAGATGAAACGATTGTTGATCTAAATATCCATAGCAAACATTTAGCATTCCCATCGGCCATACTAAAGATTTTGGAAGAAGGTTCAAAGGATAAAATTGTGGACGGCTATCCTGTTTCAAAAGAAATTGCTCTGCAATCGACTGAAATTCTAGATATGCATGGCATAAAAAAAGAAAGGCGGATTCTTGTCAAATTGCCTCACACTGCTCACTGGATTGCTGCGACAGTTATTAAATCTTCTCCTCCGGAATCTCTGGCTGAGCCTTTCGGATCTTTAAAAATCCGCGTTTCGAGAGGTCGTGTCCAAAAAGTTGTGAATCCTTTTGGCGTACGCTTGCTTCCCATTTAA